The Tenacibaculum jejuense genome includes a window with the following:
- a CDS encoding alkaline phosphatase D family protein: protein MIKKLFLVVLLVVSGYVGFAQDKIQSGPMVGYSTMREVLLWVQTTKASEVHFEYFDQLNPKERFKTDMYTTNKKDGFVAQLVADKVLPGKKYTYEVYVNGKKVKRNYPMEFQSQTLWQWRTDPPEINFAIGSCAYVNETRFDRPGKPYGSSYEIFTTIHSKRPDFMLWLGDNTYLREADWSSRTGFLHRYTHTRSLKELQPLLASTHNYAIWDDHDFGPNDSDGSFPLKNTAVEMFKLFWGNPNYDALGTGGITGSFQWGDLDFFMLDNRYYRTANRNFTGERQMLGEEQIDWLINALSSSRAPFKFIAIGGQVLSSEAMHENYAIFPKERAYLIRKIREAKIEGVIFLDGDRHHTALSVMKESSSVYPLYDLTCSPLTSGAHASKEEFNNYKLEETLVGEHNFGLLKVSGPRTDRVLTIQILNKDGKEMWTKNIKARDLKYKSRRR, encoded by the coding sequence ATGATTAAAAAGTTATTTCTTGTTGTACTACTAGTAGTTTCTGGCTATGTTGGTTTTGCTCAAGATAAAATTCAATCGGGACCAATGGTAGGATATTCAACGATGCGTGAAGTTTTATTATGGGTCCAAACCACTAAAGCTTCTGAAGTTCATTTTGAATATTTTGATCAATTAAATCCTAAAGAACGCTTTAAAACAGATATGTATACAACCAATAAAAAAGATGGTTTTGTAGCTCAATTAGTGGCGGATAAAGTACTACCAGGAAAAAAATATACATATGAGGTGTATGTAAATGGTAAAAAAGTAAAAAGAAATTACCCAATGGAATTTCAATCGCAAACACTTTGGCAGTGGAGAACAGATCCTCCTGAAATTAATTTCGCGATAGGGAGTTGTGCTTATGTTAATGAAACTCGTTTTGATAGACCAGGAAAACCTTATGGTAGTAGTTATGAAATTTTTACAACCATTCACTCTAAAAGACCAGATTTTATGCTTTGGTTAGGTGACAATACATATTTAAGAGAAGCCGATTGGAGTTCTCGTACTGGTTTTTTACATAGATATACGCATACAAGATCTTTAAAAGAATTACAACCTTTATTGGCTTCTACACATAATTATGCAATTTGGGATGATCATGATTTTGGTCCGAATGATTCTGATGGAAGTTTTCCTTTAAAAAATACTGCTGTAGAAATGTTCAAACTTTTCTGGGGAAATCCTAATTATGATGCTTTAGGAACTGGCGGAATTACAGGTTCTTTTCAATGGGGAGATTTAGACTTCTTCATGTTAGATAACCGTTATTACAGAACGGCAAATAGGAATTTCACAGGTGAACGTCAAATGTTAGGTGAAGAACAAATCGATTGGTTAATTAATGCATTATCATCTAGTAGAGCTCCTTTTAAATTTATTGCTATCGGAGGTCAAGTATTAAGTTCTGAAGCCATGCATGAAAACTATGCTATTTTTCCAAAGGAAAGAGCTTATTTAATTCGTAAAATTAGAGAAGCAAAAATTGAAGGTGTTATTTTTTTAGATGGAGATCGTCATCACACAGCATTAAGTGTAATGAAAGAAAGTAGTAGTGTTTACCCTTTATATGATTTAACTTGTTCTCCTTTAACTTCTGGAGCGCATGCAAGTAAAGAAGAATTCAATAATTATAAACTGGAAGAAACCTTAGTAGGTGAACATAATTTTGGGTTACTAAAAGTTAGTGGTCCTCGTACTGATCGAGTTTTAACTATTCAAATTTTGAATAAAGATGGAAAAGAAATGTGGACTAAAAACATTAAAGCTAGAGATTTAAAATACAAATCTAGAAGAAGATAA
- a CDS encoding dienelactone hydrolase family protein: protein MKSLNSILVLITLSFVISCKEKTEAKPKAETPVAEKTIKIKGEEVTYVSDSTNLKGYIAFDENNKGKRPGILIVHEWWGHNNYVRERADMLAELGYTAIAVDMYGDGKQANHPSDAGKFAGNVMKNLPVAKKRFNAAVELLKNHESVNGEKIAAIGYCFGGSVALTMANSGFDLDAVAAFHSGVALPVMPNKDLKAQVLVCNGADDPFVSPESVTTFKSALDSIGAKYQYFSYPGAKHSFTSKTADENGKKFNLPLAYNAEADKKSWNSLQDLLKRVFND, encoded by the coding sequence ATGAAATCACTAAACTCTATTCTAGTATTAATTACCTTATCTTTTGTAATCTCTTGTAAGGAAAAGACTGAGGCTAAACCTAAGGCTGAAACTCCTGTAGCAGAAAAGACAATAAAAATTAAAGGAGAAGAAGTTACTTATGTTTCTGATTCTACAAATTTGAAAGGTTACATTGCTTTTGATGAAAATAACAAAGGGAAACGTCCAGGTATACTTATTGTTCACGAATGGTGGGGACATAACAATTACGTAAGAGAACGTGCAGATATGTTAGCAGAATTAGGATATACTGCCATTGCTGTTGATATGTACGGAGATGGAAAACAAGCAAATCACCCAAGTGATGCAGGTAAATTTGCTGGAAATGTAATGAAAAACTTACCTGTAGCAAAAAAGCGTTTTAATGCTGCTGTAGAATTATTAAAAAATCATGAATCAGTAAATGGAGAAAAAATTGCTGCTATCGGATATTGCTTTGGAGGAAGTGTAGCATTAACTATGGCTAACAGCGGATTTGATTTAGATGCTGTTGCTGCTTTTCATAGTGGAGTTGCATTACCAGTAATGCCAAATAAAGATTTAAAAGCTCAAGTTTTAGTTTGTAATGGAGCAGATGATCCTTTTGTAAGTCCTGAATCTGTAACAACTTTTAAATCTGCTTTAGATTCAATAGGAGCAAAGTATCAGTATTTTTCTTATCCTGGTGCTAAACATAGTTTTACTTCTAAAACTGCTGATGAAAATGGTAAAAAATTCAATTTACCTTTGGCGTATAATGCAGAAGCTGATAAAAAATCTTGGAATAGTTTACAGGATTTACTTAAAAGAGTATTTAATGATTAA
- a CDS encoding VPS10 domain-containing protein, which produces MNFRIIILLISFPILIMAQEANQYFSSMKYRNIGPFRGGRSVSATGVVNNPLTYYMGTTGGGLWKTEDAGQHWKNISDVFFKTGSVGAVAASESNPNIIYVGMGEHAIRGVMTSYGDGVYKSTDAGKTWKHIGLTKTEQISRIVIHPTNPDIVYVAAQGKYSSPTSERGVYKSIDGGKTWKKTLFVNDFSGASELSIDVNNPQILYAALWHHQRTPWKMISGGEGSGIYKSDDAGETWKKIHKGLPKELGKLAVAVSRSNSNKVYALVESDTQKDNSGLYVSNNAGKSWSLVSGDNRLTQRAWYYTEVFIDPNDDETIYVLSAPALRSKNGGKSWERITGTHGDYHDLWINPNNSKNMVIANDGGAAISFNFGKSWSTQNIMPTSQFYRINVDNLFPYNIYAGQQDNSSIRIASMNMTGYSISERNWTRSAGGESAFLAFDKNNPKIVVGGSYLGTIEVLDMENMISTNIMAAPLQYLGKAARDMKYLYNWNAPIIWSQHEPNTIFHGAQLVLKSTDLGKNWTHFSPDLTRNIDKKQGKGGGPYTNEAVGAENYGTISYLIESPHEKGVFYSGSDDGLVHITKDNGKTWQNITPKNLGETLVNAIEVSPHNPAVVYIATTKYKLGDYTPALFKSSNYGKTWKSINTGIPYGAHTRVIREDKTKKGLLYAGTELGVYISFNDGANWESFQRNLPVTPILDLKVHQNDLIVGTSGRAFWILDNLSLLSQYKKKNKSVKVYTPEPIYYGNWGSRMSGNISSFNGMQNFVGVNPANGIELYYDLPSIDKSKPVTLTVLDDKGKTINTYTSESDKNYIPHNGGGAPRAPRLSKKKGLNRFVWNMQHKIVPGIPKVYIEANFRGHRVAPGTYTMKLSYDGKTYTTTAIIKENPNYNITKAEFEEYDQIMSQMEANVTDMHTKVNLLSNISKDIKKSIQQMKKGNNNESLIAEGKKLLKEIKAWDELMVQRRSQAYDDVENFENKFSAEYLFLMNQTSGSLPKVTQASIDTKAELDKQWSTLKKTAEDLINNTIPAFNEKLWKAGIGAIKMK; this is translated from the coding sequence ATGAATTTTAGGATTATTATTTTATTAATCTCTTTTCCAATATTGATAATGGCACAAGAAGCTAATCAATATTTTTCTTCAATGAAATATAGAAATATTGGACCTTTTAGAGGTGGACGTTCTGTGAGTGCTACTGGTGTTGTAAATAACCCACTTACGTATTATATGGGAACTACAGGAGGTGGACTTTGGAAAACAGAAGACGCAGGACAACATTGGAAGAATATAAGTGATGTTTTTTTTAAAACAGGTTCTGTCGGAGCTGTTGCTGCATCAGAAAGTAATCCAAATATTATTTATGTTGGAATGGGAGAACATGCTATTCGTGGAGTTATGACTTCTTACGGTGATGGTGTTTATAAATCAACAGATGCTGGTAAAACTTGGAAACATATTGGATTAACCAAAACAGAACAAATTTCAAGAATTGTAATACATCCAACCAATCCTGATATTGTTTATGTAGCCGCACAAGGAAAATACTCTTCTCCTACTTCAGAAAGAGGTGTTTATAAATCTATTGATGGAGGTAAAACTTGGAAAAAAACTTTATTTGTAAATGATTTTTCTGGAGCTTCAGAACTATCAATAGATGTTAATAATCCACAAATTTTATATGCAGCCTTATGGCATCACCAAAGAACGCCATGGAAAATGATAAGTGGTGGCGAAGGAAGTGGAATTTATAAGTCTGACGACGCAGGTGAAACATGGAAAAAAATTCATAAAGGATTACCAAAAGAACTTGGAAAACTAGCTGTTGCTGTTTCTAGAAGTAATAGCAATAAAGTATATGCTTTAGTAGAAAGTGATACACAAAAAGACAATAGTGGATTATATGTTTCTAACAACGCAGGAAAAAGTTGGTCTTTAGTAAGCGGAGATAATAGATTAACACAACGTGCATGGTATTATACTGAAGTTTTTATTGATCCTAATGATGATGAAACTATATATGTGTTAAGTGCTCCTGCATTACGCTCTAAAAATGGTGGAAAAAGTTGGGAAAGAATTACCGGAACTCACGGAGATTATCATGATTTATGGATTAATCCAAACAATTCAAAAAATATGGTGATTGCAAATGACGGTGGTGCTGCAATCTCTTTTAACTTCGGAAAAAGTTGGTCTACTCAAAACATTATGCCAACATCTCAGTTTTATAGAATTAATGTAGATAATTTATTTCCATATAACATTTATGCTGGTCAACAAGACAATTCTTCTATCAGAATCGCCAGTATGAATATGACTGGTTATAGTATTTCTGAACGTAATTGGACAAGATCTGCAGGTGGAGAAAGTGCTTTTTTGGCTTTTGATAAAAACAATCCAAAAATTGTTGTTGGAGGTAGTTATTTAGGAACTATTGAAGTTTTGGATATGGAAAATATGATTAGTACTAATATTATGGCAGCTCCGCTTCAATATTTAGGAAAAGCTGCTAGAGATATGAAATATTTGTACAATTGGAATGCTCCAATTATTTGGTCTCAACATGAACCAAACACAATTTTTCATGGAGCTCAATTAGTGTTAAAATCAACAGATTTAGGTAAAAACTGGACACATTTTTCTCCTGATTTAACCAGAAATATTGATAAAAAACAAGGAAAAGGTGGTGGACCTTATACTAATGAAGCCGTTGGAGCAGAAAATTATGGTACTATTAGTTATTTAATAGAATCACCACATGAAAAAGGAGTTTTTTATTCAGGAAGTGACGATGGTCTGGTCCATATTACTAAAGATAATGGAAAAACTTGGCAAAATATTACACCTAAAAATCTTGGAGAAACGTTGGTAAACGCAATTGAAGTATCTCCACACAATCCTGCAGTTGTTTACATTGCAACAACTAAATATAAATTGGGTGATTATACTCCTGCCCTATTTAAGAGTTCAAATTATGGAAAAACATGGAAATCTATCAATACAGGAATTCCTTACGGTGCGCACACAAGAGTTATTAGAGAAGATAAAACTAAAAAAGGTTTATTATATGCTGGTACTGAATTAGGTGTTTATATCTCATTTAATGATGGAGCAAATTGGGAATCATTTCAAAGAAACCTTCCCGTAACTCCAATTTTAGATTTAAAAGTGCATCAGAATGATTTAATTGTAGGTACTTCTGGTAGAGCTTTCTGGATTTTAGATAATTTGTCATTATTATCTCAGTATAAAAAGAAAAATAAATCAGTAAAAGTATATACTCCTGAACCTATTTACTATGGAAATTGGGGAAGTAGAATGAGTGGTAATATTTCTAGTTTTAATGGTATGCAAAACTTTGTAGGTGTAAATCCTGCAAATGGAATTGAATTGTATTACGATTTACCTTCAATTGATAAATCTAAACCTGTAACCCTTACTGTTCTTGATGATAAAGGTAAAACTATAAATACCTATACTTCAGAAAGTGATAAAAACTATATTCCTCACAATGGAGGTGGTGCACCTAGAGCTCCAAGATTATCAAAGAAAAAAGGATTAAATCGTTTTGTATGGAATATGCAGCATAAAATTGTTCCAGGTATTCCTAAAGTTTATATTGAAGCTAATTTCAGAGGTCATAGAGTTGCTCCTGGCACTTATACTATGAAATTATCTTATGATGGAAAAACATACACAACAACTGCTATTATAAAAGAAAATCCAAATTATAATATTACTAAGGCTGAATTTGAAGAATATGATCAAATTATGAGTCAGATGGAAGCTAATGTTACAGATATGCATACTAAGGTAAATTTATTGAGTAACATCTCTAAAGACATCAAGAAGTCTATTCAACAAATGAAAAAGGGAAATAACAATGAATCTTTAATTGCAGAAGGAAAAAAGCTTTTGAAAGAAATAAAAGCTTGGGATGAATTGATGGTTCAACGTAGATCTCAAGCTTATGATGATGTTGAAAATTTTGAAAATAAATTTTCTGCTGAGTATTTGTTCCTTATGAATCAAACTAGTGGAAGCTTACCAAAAGTTACTCAGGCTTCAATTGACACTAAAGCAGAATTAGATAAACAATGGAGTACTTTAAAAAAGACAGCGGAAGATTTAATTAATAATACAATTCCTGCATTTAATGAAAAATTATGGAAAGCAGGTATTGGAGCTATTAAAATGAAATAA
- a CDS encoding mechanosensitive ion channel domain-containing protein, whose product MHTIIIKISFLVVLLIIAINITKRLTKTYITKNAIEPHRRKLILNLFYLVYFLSAFFVLLLILGIEFKQFGVFASSILAVLGVGFFAQWSMLSNLTASVILFFYHPMRIGNTVKILDKEYDLTGEIKDITGFYVLLYIPETKRHITIPNIVMLYKGIELKGKN is encoded by the coding sequence ATGCATACAATAATTATAAAAATATCATTTCTAGTAGTATTATTAATTATAGCGATTAATATCACAAAAAGATTAACAAAAACCTACATTACTAAAAATGCTATAGAACCACATAGAAGAAAGCTAATCTTGAATCTTTTTTATTTAGTTTATTTTTTATCTGCGTTCTTTGTTCTTCTATTAATACTAGGAATAGAATTTAAGCAGTTTGGAGTTTTTGCTTCCTCAATATTAGCAGTATTAGGAGTAGGCTTTTTTGCACAATGGTCAATGTTATCAAATTTAACAGCTAGTGTGATACTGTTTTTTTATCATCCGATGCGAATAGGAAATACAGTTAAAATCTTAGATAAAGAATACGATTTGACTGGTGAAATAAAAGATATTACAGGTTTTTATGTACTTCTTTACATTCCTGAAACTAAAAGACACATTACCATACCTAACATAGTAATGCTGTATAAAGGAATTGAACTTAAAGGAAAAAATTAA
- a CDS encoding DUF6642 family protein, producing the protein MLQKRQQLPQFQITEPDYFIFCLEAVQDIEITKVTPTQQKLEELTIDFGITSIYQTCDTIEGLEESLNALVLDDHNFKNYEIIYLVMTGESNSICLNGYLYNLQEIAEIFEGRLNDKILHFANSKVLDLEEDEAQYFLDITGAKAISGYGYEFNGIASSNLDKVFFNLFKEDDNMFEVVEKLHQKHYKLCKMLDFRLYY; encoded by the coding sequence TTGTTACAAAAAAGACAACAATTACCTCAATTCCAAATAACAGAACCAGATTACTTTATATTTTGTTTAGAAGCAGTACAGGATATAGAAATAACTAAAGTTACTCCAACGCAACAGAAATTAGAAGAGTTAACGATAGATTTTGGTATTACTAGTATTTATCAAACTTGTGATACTATTGAAGGATTGGAAGAAAGTTTAAATGCTTTGGTTTTAGATGATCATAATTTTAAAAACTATGAAATTATTTATCTAGTCATGACTGGCGAATCGAATAGTATTTGTTTAAATGGTTATTTATATAATTTACAAGAAATTGCAGAAATATTTGAAGGACGATTGAATGACAAAATATTACATTTTGCTAACTCAAAAGTTTTAGATTTAGAAGAAGATGAAGCTCAATATTTCTTAGATATTACAGGAGCAAAAGCTATTTCCGGTTATGGATACGAGTTTAATGGAATTGCTAGTTCCAATTTAGATAAAGTATTTTTTAATTTATTTAAAGAAGATGACAATATGTTTGAGGTTGTAGAAAAACTACACCAAAAGCATTATAAGTTATGTAAAATGCTAGATTTTAGATTGTATTATTAG
- a CDS encoding arginine decarboxylase: MNIKYIDLIDQTFNFPQQEFKVKNNKLQFHDIDLMQLVKMYGAPLKFTYLPKISENIINAKDWFNNAIKKVNYKGNYHYCYCTKSSHFKYILDEALKNNIHIETSSAFDIDIVKSLKKSGKLSDNAYVLCNGFKRDQYIANIVSLIDGGHKNCIPIIDNYEELDLILDETSSKFNIGIRIASEEEPKFEFYTSRLGIGYKNIVNFYKKEIAQNPQVDLKMLHFFINTGIKDTAYYWNELTKCLKVYIELKKICPTLNSLNIGGGFPIKNSLAFEYDYQYMIEEIISQIKIACDEAEVDTPDIFTEFGSYTVGEAGGAIYEVLYQKKQNDREKWNMINSSFITTLPDSWAINKRFIMLPVNRWNEEYERVLLGGLTCDSDDYYNSEQHINAIYLPKYDKKKTLYIGFFNTGAYQESIGGFGGLQHCLIPNPKHILISKNENGDLTTKLFKEQQKSEEFLSILGY, from the coding sequence ATGAACATAAAATATATAGATTTAATAGATCAAACTTTTAATTTTCCGCAACAGGAATTTAAGGTAAAAAACAACAAACTACAATTTCATGATATTGATTTAATGCAATTGGTAAAAATGTATGGAGCTCCATTAAAGTTTACATATTTACCTAAAATATCTGAAAATATTATTAATGCCAAAGACTGGTTTAATAACGCTATCAAAAAAGTTAATTACAAAGGAAATTATCATTATTGCTATTGTACTAAAAGCTCACACTTTAAATACATTTTAGATGAAGCTTTAAAAAACAATATCCATATTGAAACTTCTTCTGCTTTTGACATAGATATCGTAAAATCATTAAAAAAGTCTGGTAAATTAAGTGATAATGCTTACGTATTATGTAATGGTTTTAAAAGAGATCAATACATAGCAAATATTGTAAGTTTAATAGACGGAGGTCATAAAAACTGTATTCCAATAATTGATAATTACGAAGAATTAGATCTCATTTTAGATGAAACAAGTAGCAAATTCAATATTGGTATTCGAATAGCTTCAGAAGAAGAACCTAAGTTTGAGTTTTATACAAGTAGACTTGGTATTGGTTATAAAAACATTGTAAACTTTTATAAAAAAGAAATAGCTCAAAATCCTCAAGTAGATTTAAAAATGCTTCATTTCTTCATAAATACAGGAATAAAAGACACAGCTTATTACTGGAATGAATTAACCAAATGCTTGAAAGTATACATAGAGTTAAAGAAAATTTGTCCGACACTAAATAGCTTAAATATTGGAGGAGGATTTCCTATTAAAAATTCACTGGCTTTTGAGTATGATTATCAATACATGATTGAAGAAATTATTTCTCAGATAAAAATTGCTTGTGATGAAGCGGAAGTTGATACACCCGATATTTTCACAGAATTTGGAAGTTATACTGTTGGAGAAGCAGGTGGTGCTATATATGAAGTTTTATATCAAAAAAAGCAAAACGACCGTGAAAAATGGAACATGATAAACTCTTCTTTTATAACAACATTGCCAGATAGTTGGGCAATTAATAAAAGATTCATCATGCTTCCAGTAAATAGATGGAACGAAGAATATGAGCGTGTTTTATTAGGTGGTTTAACATGTGATAGCGATGATTATTATAATTCTGAACAACATATAAATGCGATCTATTTACCAAAGTACGACAAGAAGAAAACATTATATATAGGCTTTTTTAACACAGGTGCTTATCAAGAATCAATAGGAGGTTTTGGAGGATTACAACACTGTTTGATTCCAAACCCAAAACACATCTTAATAAGTAAAAACGAAAACGGAGATTTAACAACAAAACTATTTAAAGAACAACAAAAAAGTGAAGAATTCTTGTCAATTCTTGGCTACTAA
- the speB gene encoding agmatinase, with protein MEKRNYAGIPDQYAKLENANIVILPVPYDNTSTWQKGADKGPEAFLDASENMELYDIETDSEVYKEGIYLAEAIQENRSPGAMIEAVHQVTKKYINKNKFVTVIGGEHSISIGTVRAFDECFNNLTILHIDAHADLRKEYDGSPYNHACAMYEASLNTNLVQVGIRSMDKSEKNAMNLDKVFFAHDMAVNDYWMDDVLDQLTQNVFISFDLDALDPSIMPSTGTPEPGGLLWYETLEFLKLVFEQKNVVGFDLVELCPNEIDKSSDFLAAKLFYKMLSYKFNSEEEIDEDYKEKELHLVKKVREDEDYDEEF; from the coding sequence ATGGAAAAAAGAAATTATGCTGGAATTCCAGATCAATATGCAAAATTAGAAAATGCTAATATCGTCATTCTACCTGTTCCTTATGATAACACCAGTACTTGGCAAAAAGGTGCAGATAAAGGTCCAGAAGCTTTTTTAGATGCTTCTGAGAACATGGAGTTATACGATATAGAAACTGATAGTGAAGTATATAAAGAAGGTATTTATTTAGCTGAAGCAATTCAAGAAAATAGATCACCTGGAGCAATGATTGAAGCGGTACATCAAGTAACTAAAAAGTACATTAATAAAAATAAGTTTGTTACCGTAATAGGAGGAGAACACTCAATTTCAATAGGTACAGTTAGAGCTTTTGATGAATGCTTTAACAATTTAACTATACTTCATATAGATGCGCATGCAGATTTACGTAAAGAATATGATGGTTCACCATACAATCATGCTTGTGCTATGTATGAAGCTAGTTTAAATACCAATCTCGTACAAGTTGGAATTAGAAGCATGGATAAATCAGAGAAAAACGCCATGAATCTTGATAAAGTATTTTTCGCTCACGACATGGCTGTTAATGATTATTGGATGGATGATGTGTTAGATCAATTAACTCAAAATGTATTTATTTCTTTTGATTTAGATGCTTTAGATCCTTCAATTATGCCGAGTACTGGTACTCCAGAACCTGGAGGTTTGTTATGGTATGAAACTTTAGAGTTTTTAAAATTAGTATTTGAACAAAAAAACGTAGTAGGATTTGATTTAGTAGAACTTTGTCCGAATGAAATAGATAAATCATCAGATTTTTTAGCTGCAAAATTATTTTACAAAATGTTAAGCTATAAGTTTAATTCTGAAGAAGAAATAGATGAAGATTATAAAGAAAAAGAACTTCATTTAGTTAAAAAGGTAAGAGAAGACGAAGATTATGATGAAGAATTTTAA
- a CDS encoding RMD1 family protein gives MSITVIAYHLEKRLDLSTIRGLFPKLSIQKREHTFILYEKENNVFIYIKDYGSIVFFNCNELYIIRVIHKILDNEINIKKLPYECFNLSISQTNNVDFGTIEVQQINSDVAHIICLNLAQSVALMNYVNKASDLHEKTLVYSKQLEDKGNFNLSRKKMRKFIGKTMNLKNNIAEDLFVFEAPEVAWNDKNLSLLNYKLRDELDVVKRHNGVVNSLNVIKENLDLFRDILNHQYSSMLEWIIIILILLEVIKMFF, from the coding sequence ATGAGCATAACTGTTATAGCATATCATTTAGAGAAACGATTAGACCTCTCTACAATTAGAGGTCTTTTCCCTAAACTTTCAATACAAAAGAGAGAGCATACTTTTATATTATATGAGAAGGAAAATAACGTCTTCATATACATTAAAGATTATGGAAGTATTGTGTTTTTCAATTGTAACGAATTATATATCATTAGAGTTATTCATAAAATTTTAGATAACGAAATTAACATTAAAAAATTACCATATGAGTGTTTTAATTTATCTATATCTCAGACAAATAATGTTGATTTTGGTACAATTGAAGTTCAACAAATAAACTCTGATGTAGCACATATCATTTGTCTGAATTTGGCTCAATCTGTAGCACTAATGAATTATGTTAATAAAGCTTCTGATTTACACGAAAAAACTCTCGTGTATTCTAAGCAATTAGAGGATAAAGGAAATTTTAATTTATCAAGAAAAAAAATGAGGAAATTCATTGGTAAAACAATGAATTTAAAAAATAACATAGCTGAAGATTTATTTGTTTTTGAAGCTCCTGAAGTTGCTTGGAATGATAAAAATCTTTCTTTATTAAATTACAAACTTAGAGATGAATTAGATGTTGTAAAAAGACACAACGGAGTAGTAAATAGTTTAAATGTTATAAAAGAGAATCTAGATTTATTTAGAGATATTTTAAACCACCAATACAGTAGTATGTTAGAATGGATTATCATCATATTAATTCTACTAGAAGTGATTAAAATGTTCTTTTAA
- a CDS encoding deoxyhypusine synthase family protein has product MNTNTHPISEFLEKYFLHFNAASLVDAAKAYEKQIEDGSKMLVSLAGAMSTAEIGKIFAEMIRQEKVHIISCTGANLEEDIMNLVAHSHYKRVPNYRDLTPQDEWDLLLKGLNRVTDTCIPEEEAFRRLQKHIFKIWKDAEENNERFFPHEFMYKLLLSGVLEEHYEIDIKNSWMYAAAEKNLPMVVPGWEDSTMGNIFASYVLKGELKASTMKSGIEYMTFLADWYTNNSDNGIGFFQIGGGIAGDFPICVVPMLYQDLERENTPFWSYFCQISDSTTSYGSYSGAVPNEKITWGKLDIDTPKFIIESDATIVAPLIFAYLLKM; this is encoded by the coding sequence ATGAATACAAATACACACCCAATATCAGAATTTTTAGAAAAGTACTTTCTACATTTTAACGCCGCATCTCTTGTTGATGCTGCAAAAGCTTACGAAAAACAAATCGAAGATGGTTCTAAAATGTTAGTTTCATTAGCCGGAGCTATGAGTACAGCAGAAATTGGAAAAATTTTCGCTGAAATGATTCGACAAGAAAAAGTACACATCATTTCATGTACTGGAGCCAACTTAGAAGAAGATATTATGAATTTAGTTGCACATTCTCATTACAAGAGAGTGCCCAACTACAGAGATTTAACTCCCCAAGATGAATGGGATCTTTTATTAAAAGGATTAAATCGAGTTACAGATACCTGTATTCCAGAAGAAGAAGCTTTCAGAAGACTACAAAAACATATTTTCAAAATTTGGAAAGATGCTGAAGAAAACAACGAACGCTTTTTTCCACATGAATTTATGTATAAACTTTTATTATCTGGAGTTTTAGAAGAGCATTATGAAATAGATATTAAAAATTCTTGGATGTATGCTGCTGCAGAGAAAAACCTTCCAATGGTTGTACCTGGATGGGAAGATTCTACTATGGGAAATATATTCGCTTCTTATGTTTTAAAAGGAGAATTAAAAGCTTCAACTATGAAATCGGGAATTGAATATATGACGTTTTTAGCAGATTGGTATACAAATAATTCTGATAATGGAATTGGTTTTTTTCAAATAGGAGGTGGTATTGCAGGAGACTTCCCTATATGCGTTGTTCCAATGTTGTATCAAGATTTAGAACGTGAAAACACTCCTTTTTGGAGTTATTTCTGTCAAATTTCAGACTCAACAACAAGTTACGGATCATATTCTGGTGCAGTTCCTAATGAAAAAATTACTTGGGGAAAATTAGATATAGATACACCTAAATTTATTATAGAAAGTGATGCAACAATTGTTGCACCTTTAATTTTTGCCTATTTACTTAAAATGTAA